A genomic segment from Bradyrhizobium diazoefficiens USDA 110 encodes:
- a CDS encoding VapE domain-containing protein produces the protein MNVIAQFPVKDTWLAQCISENGKPLPIVTNALVALRRDPNISDAFAYDEMQRCVMLLHEIGQPLAPFNSRPVLDEDVTILTEYLQKAGIRRIARDTVRDAVNAWARERSFHPIRDWLQSLIWDGQKRVNVWMTTKLGAALNPYTQAIGKMFLISLVARICEPGAKVDYMLVLEGTQGAMKSSACAILGGDYYSDNLPEIGEGKDVSQHLRGKWLIEIGEMHALKRAESAQLKAFITRQVERYRPSYGRFEVTEPRQCVFIGTTNKDAYLRDETGGRRFWPVKVGQIDIAGLAEDREQLFAEAFHLYKKGEPWWPDRNFEGQHIRPEQEARFEADAWQDPIENYLATQHKVTVGQVAKEALIMEAARIGTADQRRITSIMEHLCWKRDNDGKPDWQGKRWWIKAD, from the coding sequence ATGAATGTCATTGCTCAATTCCCGGTCAAAGATACGTGGCTGGCCCAATGTATAAGCGAGAATGGCAAACCGCTCCCGATCGTCACCAATGCGCTGGTCGCTCTCCGGCGAGATCCAAACATCAGCGACGCCTTCGCGTATGACGAGATGCAGCGTTGCGTCATGCTGCTGCACGAGATCGGCCAGCCGCTCGCGCCCTTTAATTCCAGGCCCGTGCTGGACGAGGACGTCACAATACTGACGGAGTACCTTCAGAAGGCAGGCATCCGCAGGATCGCCCGCGATACGGTACGCGACGCGGTCAATGCCTGGGCGCGCGAGCGCAGCTTCCATCCCATTCGCGATTGGCTTCAGAGCCTTATCTGGGACGGCCAGAAGCGCGTCAACGTATGGATGACGACCAAGCTTGGCGCCGCGCTCAATCCCTACACCCAGGCGATCGGGAAGATGTTCTTGATTTCCCTCGTCGCTCGGATCTGCGAACCCGGAGCCAAGGTGGACTACATGCTGGTGCTGGAGGGTACCCAGGGCGCGATGAAGTCCTCGGCCTGCGCCATTCTAGGCGGCGACTATTACTCTGACAACCTTCCCGAGATCGGCGAAGGCAAGGACGTCTCCCAACACCTTCGTGGCAAGTGGCTGATCGAGATCGGGGAGATGCACGCGCTAAAGCGTGCCGAAAGCGCGCAGCTAAAGGCGTTCATCACGCGGCAGGTCGAGCGTTACCGGCCGAGCTACGGCCGCTTTGAGGTCACCGAGCCTCGGCAGTGCGTATTCATCGGCACTACCAACAAGGACGCGTATCTCAGAGACGAAACTGGAGGACGTCGTTTTTGGCCTGTGAAAGTCGGGCAGATTGATATCGCGGGGTTAGCTGAAGATCGCGAACAACTCTTTGCGGAGGCGTTTCACCTCTACAAAAAGGGCGAGCCATGGTGGCCAGATCGCAATTTCGAAGGGCAGCATATCAGGCCGGAGCAGGAGGCGCGATTTGAAGCGGACGCCTGGCAGGACCCGATCGAGAACTACCTCGCGACCCAGCACAAGGTCACCGTCGGTCAGGTCGCTAAGGAGGCCCTGATCATGGAGGCCGCCAGGATCGGCACGGCGGACCAGCGCCGGATTACCAGCATTATGGAGCACCTCTGCTGGAAGCGGGACAACGACGGCAAGCCCGACTGGCAAGGCAAGAGATGGTGGATCAAGGCGGACTGA
- a CDS encoding MerR family transcriptional regulator — MDKAPDAFRTISEVAQELDIPQHVLRFWETRFSQIKPMKRSGGRRYYRPDDVDLLKGIRRLLYGEGYTIRGVQRILKEHGVKSVQGLADGAAAVSFGAIEDAIGASLMEPDDEAPIKGVADADDDDYQSDEEDGIDFRFTEVDDEEILTTFRKGGTPAAPAGPSALDRERLGRALADLVACREMLDQALKDG; from the coding sequence TTGGACAAGGCGCCGGATGCGTTCCGAACCATCAGCGAAGTAGCGCAGGAACTCGACATTCCGCAGCACGTGCTGCGGTTCTGGGAGACCCGGTTCTCCCAGATCAAGCCGATGAAGCGCAGCGGCGGCCGCCGCTACTACCGCCCCGACGACGTCGACCTGCTCAAGGGCATCCGCCGGCTCCTCTACGGGGAGGGCTACACCATCCGCGGGGTGCAGCGGATCCTGAAGGAGCACGGCGTCAAATCGGTACAGGGCCTCGCCGACGGCGCGGCCGCGGTCTCGTTCGGAGCCATCGAGGACGCCATCGGCGCAAGCCTGATGGAGCCGGACGACGAGGCACCGATCAAGGGCGTCGCCGACGCCGACGATGACGACTACCAGAGCGACGAAGAGGACGGCATCGACTTCCGCTTCACGGAGGTCGACGACGAGGAAATCCTCACCACCTTCCGCAAGGGCGGCACCCCCGCCGCGCCCGCCGGTCCCAGCGCGCTGGACCGGGAGCGGCTAGGACGGGCACTCGCCGACCTCGTCGCCTGCCGGGAGATGCTGGATCAGGCGCTGAAGGACGGCTAG
- a CDS encoding integration host factor subunit alpha, translating into MTDTSKTVTRVDLCEAVYQKVGLSRTESSAFVELVLKEITDCLEKGETVKLSSFGSFMVRKKGQRIGRNPKTGTEVPISPRRVMVFKPSAILKQRINAQHRTNGDGSKVQPEA; encoded by the coding sequence ATGACCGATACAAGTAAAACCGTAACGCGTGTTGATCTGTGCGAAGCCGTCTACCAGAAGGTCGGCCTGTCGCGCACGGAATCGTCCGCCTTCGTGGAACTCGTGCTGAAGGAGATCACCGACTGCCTTGAGAAGGGCGAGACGGTGAAGCTGTCGTCGTTCGGTTCCTTCATGGTCCGCAAGAAGGGTCAGCGCATCGGCCGCAACCCGAAGACCGGCACCGAGGTGCCGATCTCGCCGCGCCGGGTCATGGTGTTCAAGCCGTCGGCGATCCTGAAGCAGCGGATCAACGCCCAGCACCGTACCAACGGCGACGGCAGCAAGGTTCAACCCGAGGCATAA
- a CDS encoding beta-ketoacyl-ACP synthase III has product MTKIRSVVLGCGSYLPEQVVTNAQLAARIDTSDEWIVQRTGIRERHIAAEGEFTSHLAIKAAQAALTDAGVDAQSIDLIVLATSTPDNTFPATAVAVQHGLGINHGAAFDLQAVCSGFVFALATADNFLRTGAFKRALVIGAETFSRILDWNDRGTCVLFGDGAGAVVLEAQEQPGSAATDRGVVTTHLRSDGRHKAKLFVDGGPSSTQTVGHLRMEGREVFKHAVGMITDVIVDAFEATGLNADSIDWFVPHQANKRIIDASAHKLHIAPEKVVLTVDRHGNTSAASIPLALAVARKDGRIKRGDLILLEAMGGGFTWGSALVRW; this is encoded by the coding sequence GTGACCAAAATTCGTTCGGTCGTGCTGGGCTGCGGCTCTTACCTGCCGGAGCAGGTGGTGACCAACGCCCAATTGGCGGCGCGTATCGACACGTCCGACGAGTGGATCGTCCAGCGTACCGGCATTCGCGAGCGGCACATTGCGGCCGAGGGCGAGTTCACCTCGCACTTGGCGATCAAGGCCGCGCAGGCCGCGCTCACCGATGCCGGCGTGGACGCGCAGTCGATCGACCTGATCGTGCTGGCGACCTCGACGCCTGACAACACCTTCCCCGCGACGGCGGTCGCCGTGCAGCACGGGCTCGGCATCAACCACGGCGCGGCCTTCGATCTGCAGGCGGTGTGCTCGGGCTTCGTGTTCGCGCTCGCCACTGCCGACAATTTCCTGCGCACCGGCGCCTTCAAGCGCGCGCTGGTGATCGGCGCCGAGACCTTCTCGCGCATCCTCGACTGGAACGACCGCGGCACCTGCGTGCTGTTCGGCGACGGCGCCGGCGCGGTCGTGCTGGAGGCCCAGGAGCAGCCGGGCAGTGCCGCGACCGACCGCGGTGTCGTCACCACGCATCTGCGCTCCGACGGCCGCCACAAGGCAAAGCTGTTCGTCGACGGCGGCCCGTCCTCGACCCAGACCGTCGGCCATCTGCGCATGGAGGGCCGCGAGGTTTTCAAGCACGCGGTCGGCATGATCACCGACGTGATCGTCGATGCCTTCGAGGCGACCGGGCTCAATGCCGACAGCATCGACTGGTTCGTGCCGCACCAGGCCAACAAGCGAATCATCGACGCCTCCGCGCACAAGCTGCACATCGCGCCGGAGAAGGTGGTGCTGACGGTGGACCGTCACGGCAACACGTCGGCGGCCTCGATCCCGCTGGCGCTGGCGGTGGCGCGCAAGGACGGCCGCATCAAGCGCGGCGACCTGATTCTGCTCGAGGCCATGGGCGGCGGCTTCACCTGGGGCTCGGCGCTGGTGCGCTGGTAG